GATAGAAGTTAGAAATGGGGGTGACTTGACTGGGGCGAAACGGCTGACGACCAGGCGTGGCTTTGTAGACCGAACGGGGAGTCTTGACCACCTTTGATTTCAAGAGCTTAGCTGCATTGTCGCCTGTTAGATGGTCAGGAAACAACTTTTGTAATTCTTGCAGAGTGGCCGCCACAATGTCTTCATCGGGTCGAGTAATCCAATCCTTGGCGGGTGCTAACACCAACTCCAGCATAGAGCGATCGGGGTTAGCATACTCACGACAGGTGTTGCTCATGTCAGCATACACACTGAGCAGGGGCGATCGCGAGAAGAGCAGATGATCAATATCCGTGAGCTTGCGATCAAACCAAAGGTGGATGTTGATGACCGGCACACCTTCTAGACCATCTAAGCGCTGGAAGAAATCCAGTTGTCGCCAGGGTTCGGGCAGCATCACCTTAAGAGGATCGACGGGCATAGCAGAGACGTAGGCATCAGCGGTTACAGTGCGATCGCTCTCGCCGTCTAGACCACGCAACAAAAAGCCGCAGACGCTGCCGTCGTCATTCAGCAAAATTTCTTTGAGCGGGGCATTCAGGTGAACTTCTCCGCCCCGCTCGGTGACATAGTCTACAACGGGTTGGCAGAGGCGCTCGGGCGGCGCACCGTCGAGGAAGGCCATTTTGGAGCCGTACCGCTCCTGCAGGAAGCGGTTCATGGCCGTCAAGATAATCGTGGAGGAGATTTCATCGGGGCCAATGAAGTTGAGGGATTTGGCCATGGCGATGAAGATTTCATCATTCACCCGTTCAGGAATACCGTGCTTTTGCAGCCACTGCGTCCAAGAATACTCATCCATTTCCTCAACGTAGGCCTGCCCACGCAGCATGACCGGGATCAGCCCTAGGCCAAACTTGATTTTTTCTTCCCAGGTGAGCATGTTGTTGTT
The Leptolyngbya sp. CCY15150 DNA segment above includes these coding regions:
- the pds gene encoding 15-cis-phytoene desaturase, which codes for MRVAIAGAGLAGLSCAKYLVDAGHTPIVYERRDVLGGKVAAWKDEDGDWYETGLHIFFGAYPNMLQLMGELGIEDRLQWKEHSMIMNQPDNPGVYSRFDFPDIPAPWNGIVAILRNNNMLTWEEKIKFGLGLIPVMLRGQAYVEEMDEYSWTQWLQKHGIPERVNDEIFIAMAKSLNFIGPDEISSTIILTAMNRFLQERYGSKMAFLDGAPPERLCQPVVDYVTERGGEVHLNAPLKEILLNDDGSVCGFLLRGLDGESDRTVTADAYVSAMPVDPLKVMLPEPWRQLDFFQRLDGLEGVPVINIHLWFDRKLTDIDHLLFSRSPLLSVYADMSNTCREYANPDRSMLELVLAPAKDWITRPDEDIVAATLQELQKLFPDHLTGDNAAKLLKSKVVKTPRSVYKATPGRQPFRPSQVTPISNFYLTGDFTMQRYLASMEGAVLSGKLTAQTIDHRTQSEPLPTPTPVTGSVPVS